The Magnolia sinica isolate HGM2019 chromosome 9, MsV1, whole genome shotgun sequence genome contains a region encoding:
- the LOC131257016 gene encoding aspartate aminotransferase, chloroplastic: MASTILSLVSASPLATPKNHRKEAVGIAGHGKEKGNSLFIKGKSGRITMAVAVNVSRFEGVTMAPPDPILGVSEAFRADTNDMKLNLGVGAYRTEELQPYVLNVVKKAEKLMLENRENKEYLPIEGLAAFNKVTAELLLGAENPVIHQGRVATVQGLSGTGSLRLAAAFIQRYFPDAKVLISSPTWGNHKNIFNDARVPWSEYRYYDPKTVGLDFDGMIADIKAAPDGSFLLLHGCAHNPTGIDPTPEQWEKIADVIQEKNHIPFFDVAYQGFASGSLDADASSVRLFVARGLELLVAQSYSKNLGLYAERIGAINVVCSSSDAATRVKSQLKRLARPMYSNPPVHGARIVANVVGDPTLFNEWKEEMELMAGRIKNVRQRLFDSLSEKDKSGKDWSFILKQIGMFSFTGLNKAQSDNMTNKWHVYMTKDGRISLAGLSLAKCEYLADAIIDSFHNVS; this comes from the exons ATGGCCTCGACGATCCTCTCTCTCGTGTCTGCCTCTCCGCTCGCCACGCCGAAGAATCATCGCAAG GAGGCAGTGGGAATCGCCGGACATGGCAAGGAGAAAGGAAATTCTCTCTTTATCAAGGGAAAG TCTGGCCGAATAACTATGGCAGTTGCAGTTAATGTTTCTCGCTTTGAAGGCGTCACAATGGCTCCTCCGGACCCTATTCTTGGAGTTTCTGAAGCATTCAGAGCAGATACAAATGATATGAAGCTTAACCTTGGAGTTGGAGCCTATCGAACAGAAGAACTCCAACCATACGTGCTTAATGTGGTTAAGAAG GCAGAGAAACTTATGCTGGAGAACAGAGAAAACAAAGAG TATCTCCCCATAGAAGGTTTGGCTGCATTCAATAAGGTTACTGCAGAGCTGTTATTAGGAGCAGAAAATCCAGTAATCCATCAAGGAAGA GTTGCAACTGTTCAAGGTCTTTCAGGGACGGGTTCTCTTCGACTTGCTGCTGCATTTATCCAAAGATATTTTCCTGATGCAAAAGTTCTGATATCATCCCCGACTTGGG GCAACCACAAGAACATTTTCAATGATGCCAGGGTTCCTTGGTCGGAATATCGTTATTATGATCCTAAAACAGTTGGTCTAGATTTTGATGGGATGATTGCAGACATAAAG GCTGCACCAGATGGGTCATTTCTGTTACTCCATGGCTGTGCTCACAACCCAACTGGCATTGACCCAACTCCTGAACAGTGGGAGAAAATTGCTGATGTCATTCAAGAAAAGAACCATATTCCTTTCTTTGATGTTGCATACCAG GGGTTTGCAAGTGGAAGCCTCGATGCAGATGCTTCATCTGTGAGGTTGTTTGTTGCACGTGGTTTGGAGCTTCTAGTTGCTCAGTCTTACAGCAAAAATCTTGGGCTCTATGCTGAAAGGATTGGAGCTATCAACGTCGTTTGCTCATCCTCAGATGCAGCAACAAG GGTGAAGAGCCAGCTGAAAAGACTTGCTCGACCGATGTACTCAAATCCTCCAGTTCACGGGGCTCGAATCGTTGCCAATGTTGTCGGAGATCCAACTCTTTTCAATGAATGGAAGGAAGAGATGGAATTAATGGCTGGAAGGATAAAGAATGTGAGACAGAGACTCTTTGACAGCCTCTCCGAGAAGGATAAAAGTGGGAAGGATTGGTCGTTTATTCTCAAACAGATTGGCATGTTTTCCTTCACAGGCTTGAACAAAGCTCAG AGTGACAATATGACGAATAAGTGGCATGTGTACATGACCAAGGATGGAAGGATATCCTTGGCTGGATTATCTTTGGCCAAATGCGAATACCTTGCGGATGCCATCATTGATTCTTTCCATAATGTCAGTTAG
- the LOC131254898 gene encoding uncharacterized protein LOC131254898, whose protein sequence is MDNAIIWNAHGVGNAPTVTSLKQIVSKYNPCLLAILEPMQPDRKRVSLGLKLGFHCSFSNGDQGGKVWIYSRNQLNALSVSVSNQMISLSCNFNNLRESLTLSVVYVQCCKIQRRSLWNEIEALSRTIQEPWAIAGDFNVVASSEERRMSRALDGSSMAEFSDMIHNSGLLDAGFEGKCFTWCNNREGNARVWARLDRVLLNSTWVSQLPLCRVEHLPRIISDHAPLRPSFPSQEPSKLMEEVFWKQKSRNSWLQEGDRNTNFFHSSANKRVRRAAITSIRNANGETISSSLGIKAEAIRFFEELFKAEPISVNSDFL, encoded by the exons ATGGATAATGCGATCATTTGGAATGCGCATGGTGTTGGTAATGCACCTACGGTCACTTCTCTTAAACAGATAGTCAGCAAATATAATCCCTGTCTTCTAGCGATCCTTGAACCAATGCAACCTGATAGAAAAAGAGTTTCTTTGGGCCTCAAATTGGGATTTCATTGCTCCTTTTCTAATGGCGATCAGGGAGGTAAAGTATGGATCTACTCCAGGAATCAGCTGAATGCTTTGTCGGTCTCAGTCTCAAATCAGATGATCTCGTTATCTTGCAATTTCAACAATCTGAGAGAGTCGTTAACACTCTCGGTTGTGTATGTGCAATGCTGCAAGATCCAAAGGCGATCTCTCTGGAACGAGATTGAAGCCCTTAGTAGAACTATCCAAGAGCCATGGGCCATCGCTGGCGACTTCAATGTGGTGGCTTCCTCTGAGGAAAGGCGCATGAGCCGTGCCCTTGATGGCTCAAGCATGGCGGAATTCTCCGACATGATCCACAACTCCGGTCTTCTTGATGCAGGTTTCGAAGGTAAGTGCTTTACGTGGTGTAATAATCGGGAAGGCAATGCCCGTGTGTGGGCGAGATTGGACCGTGTTCTCCTCAACTCCACCTGGGTGTCGCAGCTTCCTCTTTGTCGAGTTGAACACTTGCCTCGGATTATCTCGGATCATGCCCCTCTTCGGCCTTCCTTCCCCTCCCAAGAGCCCTCTAAG CTAATGGAGGAGGTTTTCTGGAAGCAAAAGTCCAGAAACTCTTGGCTCCAGGAAGGAGACAGAAACACCAATTTCTTTCACTCATCGGCAAATAAACGGGTAAGGAGGGCAGCCATTACCTCTATCAGAAATGCGAATGGGGAAACGATCTCTTCTTCCCTTGGGATCAAAGCTGAAGCTATCAGATTCTTCGAGGAGCTTTTCAAAGCTGAGCCAATCAGTGTCAATTCTGATTTTCTCTAG